A segment of the Sphingopyxis sp. OAS728 genome:
CGCAATTAACCCAGTCGGACATCAACAGCTTTCACGATTACAGCTGGCCCGAAACCTTCGAGAAGCGCGCGAAACAGATGTTGAGCTATGGCCGGCCGGTGCTCTGCACCGAATATATGGCGCGCGGTAACGGATCGACCTTCGACGGCTCGCTACCGCTCGGCAAGAAATATAATATCGGCATGTACAATTGGGGTTTCGCCGACGGCAAGACGCAGACGCGCCTGCCGTGGGACAGCTGGAAAAAGCCCTATACCTATGACGAGCCGACGATCTGGTTCCACGAGGTCTTCCGCGCGGACGGCAAGCCCTATCGCCAGGCCGAAGTCGACCTGATCAAGCGCCTTGCCGCCGCGCCCAAGGGCGTGGTCCCGATGGCGAACGCCAAGTGATCTGGCGGCCGGTGTCCCGCGCTCTCCTCGCCGCGCTGCTCGTCGGCGCGGCGGCGATGGCGGCGGAGGCGCCGGCCCCGCTCTCGTTCGACGGCGCCGATCCCGACATCGAAGCCGCCGACGGGCGCTATTATATCTATCCGACCAATTCGGGCGGGACGGGACAGTTGCACGTCTGGACTTCGCCCGACCGGCGCCACTGGCAAAAGGGCGCCGAGCTGATCCGGCTCGACCAGATCGGCTGGATCGGCGACGACGGCGCGCCGCGGCATGCCTTGTGGGCGCCCGACATGGTCGCGGCAAACGGGCGTCACTATCTCTATTTCTCGGTCGGCCCGCAGAATCCGACGCCGAGCCGGATCGGCGTCGCAAGCTGTGCGAGCCTCGAAGGGCCGTGCACCGACAGCGGCAAGCCGCTGATCACTGGCGGCACCGGATTCGAAGCGATCGACCCCGCGGTCTTCGTCGATCCGGCCACCAAAACACCCTATCTTTATGCGGGCGGCAGCGCAGGCGCGAAGCTGCGCGTCTGGGTGCTCAAACCCGACATGGTGACGATCGATCGCGAAATCCCGGTCGAAACGCCGCCGCACTTCACCGAAGGCGCGTTCGTGCACGAACGCGGCGGCACCTATTATCTGTCCTATTCGTCGGGCAGTTATCGCCACGACAGCTATCAGGTCCATTATGCGACCGCACCGTCGCCGACGGGCCCCTGGACCTGGCGCGGCAAGGTCGTCGAGAGCGACGCGCGCTTCAAGGGCCCCGGCCATCATGCCTTTCTGCACGATCCCGCCGATGGCCGCTGGTATATCGCCTATCACCGCTGGGAAGGACAGACTGGCCCCGGTCCGTACAAGGGCAGCCGCAAATTCACCGTGCAACCGATCGCCTATCGCGCCGATGGCACGATCGCCCCGCTGGACATGCGCTAGGCTATTTCTCCGCGTCGTCGATCAGCGTCAGCACGTCGCCGATCAGGTGGCGCATCGCGCTCCGCGCCGCATCCGGATCGTGCGCCGCGATCGCGTCGCGCACCGCGGCATGGTCGGCCACGCTCGCGCTGCGCCCCTTGATCCGGTTGGTAAAACGGATCGAGGTGCGCAAGGCGGTGCTGACCACGTCGCGAAACTGCGCATAAAAGGGATTGTTCGACGCGCGCAGGATCGAAACATGAAAGGCGATATCGGCCTCCAGCGTATCATCCTCGCCCCGCTCGGCCGCCGCCATACGGTCGAGCCCGTCGCCGATGCGCTTGAGCTCTTCGGGGCGCCCGAATTGCGCCGCGAGCGCCGCCGCTTCGGGTTCGATCGCGACCCGCAGCTGGTTGAACTGCTTGAGCAGCTCGATCGAAAATTGCCTCTCGAGCAGCCAGCGCAGCACGTCGGTGTCGAACAGGTTCCACGACGAAGTCGGTTGCACCACGGTTCCCTGCCGCGGCCGCGCGCTGAGCAATCCCTTCGCGGTCAGCATCTTCACCGCCTCGCGCGTCACCGACCGGCTGACGCCATGGCGCTTGGTCAACTCGGCCTCGGTCGGGAAGGCTTCGTCGTCGAACTGGCCGGTGACGATCGCCCGCCCAAGATTGTCGAGCAACCCATAGGTCAGGTTGCGCCCGAGCGAAGCCGGCGCGTCGCCATGATCAAGTCCCGATTGTTCGAACGACACGGTCAGCGTCTCCTTATGCGTGGCCGCAAATCGACCTTGACTCCGATGGTAAACCCAACAGAAAACTAGACAAGCCTAATTAATACGATAAATATACATAAATGCCTCGACGGGAACCGGGAGGCTGGGAGAGAATATGTTCTATCGGTCATCCACCGCCCCCACATCGCTCGCTGGAAAGAAGCGCGGCCAAGCCGGTTCCGCCGCGACCAAGCGATTTTTCGCGACGGCGGCGATGGGGTTGGCGGCCATCGCGACACTGCCGTCCACGGCGGCTCTGGCGCAGACATCGCCCCACGCTCCCAAGGCAGCAGCGCAGGCCGAACGTCGCCCGAACATCCTTTTCATCCTCGTCGACGACATGGGCTTTGGCGATCTGTCGGTGATGGGGAACAAGAAGGTCGCGACGCCGAACCTCGACCGGCTTGCCCGCGAGGGCGTGCTGCTCACCAAATTCTACGACGCCGCACCGATCTGTTCCTCGTCGCGCGCCGGTTTCCTCACCGGGCGGTTCCCGGCGGACGTCGGTTTCGTCGGCATCACGGCGGCGCGCGCGCGCAATGCCGAAATCGGACAGGTCGACTGGCTCGATCCGCAGCTGCCGACGATCGCGCGGCTGCTCCAGCAGAACGGCTACAAGACCGCGCATATCGGCAAATGGCATCTGGGCGGCGGCCGCGACATCGGCGATGCACCGTGGCCGACGGCGTATGGCTTCGACAAGAGCTTCACGACCTTCGAGGGGCTCGGGCCGCGCGTGCTTGTTTCCGACGAGGAACGGTCGTTGGCCCAGCAGTCGGACAAGCTCGGCGAAGGGCCGCGCTTCTGGGAAATCAAGACCAACCTTACCGGGCTGTACGCCGACATGACGGTCGATTTCGTCGCACAGAATTCGGACAAGCCCTGGTTCGTGAACCTCTGGCTCAACGACATCCACGATCCCTGGGCGCCCGACGACGAAAGCCTGTCGTACGTCATGGGCAAGGGCGCGTCGTCCGACGACGACCAGATGCTCGCTTCGCTGGTCAAGATGGACAAGACGCTCGGACGTCTGCTCGAACGCCTCGATCAGATGGGCGAGCTGGACAATACGCTGGTCCTCTTCACTTCCGATAACGGACCGTCGTCGCTCGCGCGTTATCACGAGCGCGGCGAAACCGCGCCGGGGAGCACCGAGGGTCTGCGCGGCCGCAAGTTCAGCCTTTACGAAGGCGGTATCCGCCAGCCTTTGATCATGCACTGGCGCGGCCATATGAAGGCGGGAACGCGCGACGAGCAGACGGTGGCGCAGGGCGTCGACCTGCTCCCGACCTTCGCCAGCATCATCGGCACCAAGAAACCGGCGGGTGCCGCCGGAATCGATCTGTCACCGGCTCTGCAAGGCCAGCCGGTCACCGGCCGGCCCGACCTGTTCTGGGCCTATGGCAAGGAAGGCCGCCCCATGTTGGGCAAACCCAGCCAGCCGATCGACGTGTCGCCGCGCTTTGCGGTGCGCGAGGGCGACTGGAAGCTGCTCGCGAACGACGGCGGCGCCGACGTCGAACTCTATGACCTCGCGCGCGATCCGATGGAAAAACAGGATCTGGCGGCGAGTGAACCCGAAGTGCGCGGGCGGTTGCTCGCCAAGCTCAAGAAATGGCTTGCCCAGCTGCCCAAATGATCGTGCAGCAAAGCACCGAGCCACCACCGAACGAGACGCCCCCGACTATGAAAGCCGCTTCGCGCACCGCCGCCCCAGCCCCCGCCCCGTCGCACGAAGGAATGCGCTTCATCGAAGGCGGCGCCTTCACCATGGGCTCCGATCGCTTTTATCCCGAGGAACAACCGCAGCGCCGCGTCAAGGTCGACAGCTTCTGGATCGACGAGACGCCGGTGACCAACCGCGCTTTCGCCGAATTCGTCGCGGCGACGGACTATCGCACGCTGGCCGAGCTGCCGGTCGACCCGAAGCTTTATCCCGGTGCAGACCTCGAAGGCGTCGAGCCCGGATCGCTCCTGTTCCGCAAAGCCGACGGGCTGATCCCACTCGACGATCCGTCGGGATGGTGGGCCTTCGTCCCCGGCGTCGACTGGCGCCATCCGACCGGCCCCGAAAGCTCGATCGAAGGGATGGAGGATCATCCTGTCGTCCATGTCGCGCATTGCGACGCCGAAGCCTATGCGAAATGGGCCGGCAAGTCGCTGCCGACCGAGGCCGAATGGGAATATGCGGCGCGCGGCGGAGCCGATGGGCAGGAATATGCCTGGGGCGACGAGCTGGCACCCGACGGCGCGATCCTCGCCAACTATTGGCTCGGCCTGTTTCCCGTTTCGACGACCAAGGCCGATGGCAATTATCGCACAACGCCGGTCGGCAGCTTTCCGGCCAATGGCTATGGCCTCGTCGACATGATCGGCAATGTCTGGGAATGGACCCGCGACTGGTATGCTGCGCCGCAAGCGGCGAAGACCCGGTCGCCGTGCTGCGCGATCGCCAACCCGCGCGGCGCGACGCTCGCGCAAAGCTATGATGGCAGCGCCCCCGGCGCGCGCATCGGCCGCAAGGTCCTGAAGGGCGGTTCGCATCTTTGCGCCGTCAACTATTGCCAGCGTTACCGCCCGGCGGCGCGGCATCCGCAACATGTCGACAGCGCAACGAGCCACATCGGCTTTCGCTGCGTGTCGCGACGAAAGGGAGAATGAACATGCCACGTACCACGCACTGGACCCGCAGGGCCATGCTGGCCCTGCTGATCACTGCGACGTCGGCATGCGCGCAGGCGCCCGCGCCCCGCGCGGGCCTCCCTGCGCCGGCGCCAGCGACAGCGCAGAGGCCCAACGTCCTGCTGATCCTGATCGACGACCTCAAGCCCGCACTCGGCACCTATGGCGACCGCACTGCGATCACCCCCAACATGGACCGGCTCGCGGCGCGCGGCGTGCGCTTCGACCTCGCCTATGCCAACGAGGCCGTATGCGCCCCGAGCCGCATCAACCTGATGAGCGGGGCACGCTCGACGAGCAGCGGCATCTATAATTTCGGGATGAACCTGCGCGACTATATGCCCGACGCGGTGACGCTGCCCGACTATTTCATGCGCGCGGGCTACCACACCGAAAGCATGGGCAAGGTCTATCATATCGGCCACGGCACCGTTGGCGACACCGCCGGCTGGTCGGTCCCGCACCACAAGGAAAAGGTGATCGAATATGTCGATCCCGCGAGCACTGGCGGGAAGCCGACGCAGGAAGAGGCGCTGTTCGAGGAAATCCCGGTGCCCGAGGGCAACCCCTTCGCCTATGCGCGCACGCTCGCGCGCGGCGCGGCGTGGGAGATGCCCGATGTCGCCGACGACGCCTATGCCGACGGCCGCACTGCCAAGCGCGCGGAAGAACGGCTGAAGGCGCTGAAACAGGGCAACCAGCCCTTCTTCCTCGCCGTCGGCTTCGCGCGCCCGCACCTGCCCTTCTCGGTCCCCAAAAGCTATTGGGACATGTATGATCCCGCGAAGCTTCCGATGCCGGGCTTCGAACAATTGCCCGAAGGCGCACCCGCCTACACCGACAAGCAGGGCGGCGAGATCAACGCCTATCGGGAGCCGCCGCAAAATGTCCGCGGCGACCAGTTCTCCCCCGAGATGAAGCGCCAACTGCTCCATGGCTATTATGCCGGGGTGTCCTATGTCGACGTCCAGATCGGCAAGGTGCTGAAAGCGCTCGAGCGCGAAGGCCTCGCCGACAATACGATCGTCGTTCTGTGGGGCGACCATGGCTATCACCTCGGCGATCATGGCATCTGGACCAAACACACCAATATGGAGCAGGCGACCCGCATTCCGCTGATTTTCGCCGGCCCCGGGATCGTGCGCGGACAAGGCACCCGCCAGCTCGCCGAAACTGTCGATATCTATCCCACGCTCGCCGCGCTCGCTGCGCTGCCCGCCCCCAAGGGACCGCAGCCGATCGACGGCACCTCGCTCGCGCCCGTCCTGCACGACCCCGCGGCACGGGTGCGGGGCTATGCTTGTCACGCCTACCCCCGCCCCGGGCGTCTCGGCCAGGCAATCCGTACCGACCGCTATCGCCTCGTCCGCTGGACCGAGGAAAAGACCGGCGCGCGCGACTATGAGCTCTATGACCTCGTCGCCGATCCCGAAGAGACGCGCAATCAGGCGAGCGCGCTGCCCAAGATACGCGCCGAACTCGACGCGATCCTCGACAGCCAGCCCGCGGCACGGCCGATCAATGGCAAACCTCGCAAAAACTGAGACGAGCTCGGAGACAAAGAAAAGGCCGCGGTCAACCCCGCGGCCTTTTTTGTTACACGAATAAGGGCGTTAGCGGCCGCGCGATGGAACCGGAAGCGGGGTATCGCCGGCAACGGGCTCGCCAAACTCGGGCCAGCCTGCGTCGCTCCATCCGAAACGCTGGATATGCGGCGCACGCGCGGGCGTGCATTTCATCCCCGGCCCCGGGTTGGCGTGATAGATGATCCAGCTTTCCTTGCCGTCGGGCGAGGTGAAAAAGCCGTTGTGCCCCGTCGCATAAACGCCGTTCGCGCTCTTGAAGACCGGCTGCGCGGTCTTTGTCCATACCTTTGGATCGAGCACATCGGACCCCGCAGGCGCGTGGAGCAGGCCGAGCGAATAATCGTCGGACCAGCAGGCGCTCGCCGAATAGGTCAGGAACAGATCGCCCTTCGGCCCGCGCAAAAACTCGGGTCCTTCGAGGATCTGGCGCCCGCCCTGTTTTTCCCAGGCCTTGTCGGGCATGGCGATCACGCTTTCACCTCCGGTGAGCGTCCAGGGATTGCTCATCTCCGCGATCGCAAGCCCGCTGTCGGAACCGATATAGGGCGAGTAGGCGAAATAGCGCTTGCCGCCATGTTCGAACACGGTGCCGTCGATACCCGCCCGCGCCGTGTTGACGCGTCCACGATCGACCCACTCACCCTGCATCGGATCGGGGCCGGCATTTTCGAGCACGAAGACTGCGCGGTGCGCATCGTCCTTGAAGCCGCTCGCGGTCGCCGAATAATAGAGATACCATTTGCCGTCGAGGCGGTGCAGCTCGGGCGCCCAGATGCTGTGCGCGTTCGCACCCTTGGCAGGCGGCGTCCACACGACGCGCTTCTCCGCCTTCGCGAGGTCGGCGATATTGTCGGTGCGCCATAGCATCAGGCGATTGCCGAGCGTGTGCGTGTAATAATAGACGCCGCCCTCCTGCGTGATCCATGGATCGGGCCCCGACGTCAGCAGCGGGTTGGTGAAGGTCGGGGCGGCTGGAACCTCCGCCGCGCCGGGCCCGCTCAACCCTGCGAGCAAGGCGGCCGCCAGCAGCGCAACCGGGCGCAACCGGCGCCCGTCATTCTCTATGCCGGCGCGGCGGATCGACCCCGCCGCGCCCTGCTTCCACCAATTTTTCACTAAACCTCCCGTCAGAATTTCACGCGCGCACCGATGCTGTAGACTGTCTCGTCGCCGTTGAGCTGGAACACGACGCGCTCGTCGCCCCAATAGGTCGACGTCTTGTTGCGCAGGATATTCGTCCCGCCGATGTCGAGCCGCAGCGCCTCGGTCACGTCGTAACCGACGCTGAAGTCGAGGCGGCCGGCGGGCCGGACATAGGACAGGAAGACCGGCACATAGGCCTCGTTCACCCGGTCCGGATCGAAGGGACGCAGCGCGACACCGCCGGTATTGTCGGCGTTGATATATTTCGAGCGGAAGGTGTAGATCAGGCGCGCGCTGAGCCCCTTCTTGTCGTAGAGCAGCCCGGCGGTGTAATTATATTTGGACACGCCGACGAGCG
Coding sequences within it:
- a CDS encoding glycoside hydrolase family 43 protein, whose product is MLAAALLAGLSGPGAAEVPAAPTFTNPLLTSGPDPWITQEGGVYYYTHTLGNRLMLWRTDNIADLAKAEKRVVWTPPAKGANAHSIWAPELHRLDGKWYLYYSATASGFKDDAHRAVFVLENAGPDPMQGEWVDRGRVNTARAGIDGTVFEHGGKRYFAYSPYIGSDSGLAIAEMSNPWTLTGGESVIAMPDKAWEKQGGRQILEGPEFLRGPKGDLFLTYSASACWSDDYSLGLLHAPAGSDVLDPKVWTKTAQPVFKSANGVYATGHNGFFTSPDGKESWIIYHANPGPGMKCTPARAPHIQRFGWSDAGWPEFGEPVAGDTPLPVPSRGR
- a CDS encoding formylglycine-generating enzyme family protein, with translation MRFIEGGAFTMGSDRFYPEEQPQRRVKVDSFWIDETPVTNRAFAEFVAATDYRTLAELPVDPKLYPGADLEGVEPGSLLFRKADGLIPLDDPSGWWAFVPGVDWRHPTGPESSIEGMEDHPVVHVAHCDAEAYAKWAGKSLPTEAEWEYAARGGADGQEYAWGDELAPDGAILANYWLGLFPVSTTKADGNYRTTPVGSFPANGYGLVDMIGNVWEWTRDWYAAPQAAKTRSPCCAIANPRGATLAQSYDGSAPGARIGRKVLKGGSHLCAVNYCQRYRPAARHPQHVDSATSHIGFRCVSRRKGE
- a CDS encoding family 43 glycosylhydrolase; the protein is MSRALLAALLVGAAAMAAEAPAPLSFDGADPDIEAADGRYYIYPTNSGGTGQLHVWTSPDRRHWQKGAELIRLDQIGWIGDDGAPRHALWAPDMVAANGRHYLYFSVGPQNPTPSRIGVASCASLEGPCTDSGKPLITGGTGFEAIDPAVFVDPATKTPYLYAGGSAGAKLRVWVLKPDMVTIDREIPVETPPHFTEGAFVHERGGTYYLSYSSGSYRHDSYQVHYATAPSPTGPWTWRGKVVESDARFKGPGHHAFLHDPADGRWYIAYHRWEGQTGPGPYKGSRKFTVQPIAYRADGTIAPLDMR
- a CDS encoding sulfatase; translation: MPRTTHWTRRAMLALLITATSACAQAPAPRAGLPAPAPATAQRPNVLLILIDDLKPALGTYGDRTAITPNMDRLAARGVRFDLAYANEAVCAPSRINLMSGARSTSSGIYNFGMNLRDYMPDAVTLPDYFMRAGYHTESMGKVYHIGHGTVGDTAGWSVPHHKEKVIEYVDPASTGGKPTQEEALFEEIPVPEGNPFAYARTLARGAAWEMPDVADDAYADGRTAKRAEERLKALKQGNQPFFLAVGFARPHLPFSVPKSYWDMYDPAKLPMPGFEQLPEGAPAYTDKQGGEINAYREPPQNVRGDQFSPEMKRQLLHGYYAGVSYVDVQIGKVLKALEREGLADNTIVVLWGDHGYHLGDHGIWTKHTNMEQATRIPLIFAGPGIVRGQGTRQLAETVDIYPTLAALAALPAPKGPQPIDGTSLAPVLHDPAARVRGYACHAYPRPGRLGQAIRTDRYRLVRWTEEKTGARDYELYDLVADPEETRNQASALPKIRAELDAILDSQPAARPINGKPRKN
- a CDS encoding FadR/GntR family transcriptional regulator; this encodes MSFEQSGLDHGDAPASLGRNLTYGLLDNLGRAIVTGQFDDEAFPTEAELTKRHGVSRSVTREAVKMLTAKGLLSARPRQGTVVQPTSSWNLFDTDVLRWLLERQFSIELLKQFNQLRVAIEPEAAALAAQFGRPEELKRIGDGLDRMAAAERGEDDTLEADIAFHVSILRASNNPFYAQFRDVVSTALRTSIRFTNRIKGRSASVADHAAVRDAIAAHDPDAARSAMRHLIGDVLTLIDDAEK
- a CDS encoding sulfatase; the protein is MFYRSSTAPTSLAGKKRGQAGSAATKRFFATAAMGLAAIATLPSTAALAQTSPHAPKAAAQAERRPNILFILVDDMGFGDLSVMGNKKVATPNLDRLAREGVLLTKFYDAAPICSSSRAGFLTGRFPADVGFVGITAARARNAEIGQVDWLDPQLPTIARLLQQNGYKTAHIGKWHLGGGRDIGDAPWPTAYGFDKSFTTFEGLGPRVLVSDEERSLAQQSDKLGEGPRFWEIKTNLTGLYADMTVDFVAQNSDKPWFVNLWLNDIHDPWAPDDESLSYVMGKGASSDDDQMLASLVKMDKTLGRLLERLDQMGELDNTLVLFTSDNGPSSLARYHERGETAPGSTEGLRGRKFSLYEGGIRQPLIMHWRGHMKAGTRDEQTVAQGVDLLPTFASIIGTKKPAGAAGIDLSPALQGQPVTGRPDLFWAYGKEGRPMLGKPSQPIDVSPRFAVREGDWKLLANDGGADVELYDLARDPMEKQDLAASEPEVRGRLLAKLKKWLAQLPK